From a region of the Deltaproteobacteria bacterium genome:
- a CDS encoding MBL fold metallo-hydrolase: MRVKFWGVRGSIPAPIQPQDIEDKIIRALVGAKDMSLSSHEEVVRYVQNLPYLQRSTTGGNTSCVEVTGDHSEIILDAGSGIRQLGMELMRGPCGQGRGVIHLLMSHTHWDHIMGFPFFMPAYIPGNRIIIYARHPQIEERFRNQHHPNHFPVALETMSAHIEFVSLKSDSLFTNGEFNISTIALRHPGGSYAYKIEKDGRAFIYATDGEYKDLSEAKLQRYLEFFAKGQALVFDAQFTLEDATEKEGWGHSSSFVGVDIALRAAIKELILFHHEPSYNDDKLQEIYDKTLHYYQKVRQGRTLNIIMAREGLELTI, translated from the coding sequence ATGAGAGTGAAATTCTGGGGAGTTCGCGGGTCTATCCCAGCTCCCATCCAACCACAAGATATCGAAGACAAGATTATCAGGGCATTGGTGGGCGCCAAAGATATGTCGCTGTCGAGCCACGAGGAAGTGGTCCGCTATGTGCAGAATCTGCCCTACCTCCAGCGCAGCACCACCGGAGGCAACACCTCCTGTGTGGAGGTAACAGGGGATCATTCGGAAATTATCCTCGATGCCGGCTCCGGCATCCGCCAGCTGGGAATGGAGCTGATGCGAGGCCCCTGCGGTCAAGGCAGAGGAGTCATTCACCTGCTCATGAGCCATACCCACTGGGACCATATTATGGGATTTCCCTTTTTTATGCCTGCTTATATCCCGGGTAATCGGATTATTATTTATGCTCGCCATCCTCAAATCGAAGAACGCTTCCGCAACCAACACCACCCCAACCATTTCCCGGTGGCTCTAGAAACCATGTCAGCACACATTGAGTTCGTTTCCTTGAAAAGCGACTCTCTGTTCACCAATGGCGAGTTTAACATCTCCACCATAGCTCTGCGGCATCCAGGCGGCTCGTACGCCTACAAGATCGAAAAAGATGGACGTGCTTTCATCTATGCCACTGACGGGGAATACAAGGATTTGTCCGAAGCAAAACTGCAGCGGTACCTAGAATTCTTTGCCAAGGGCCAGGCACTCGTATTTGATGCCCAGTTTACCCTGGAAGATGCCACGGAAAAGGAAGGCTGGGGACACAGTTCTTCATTTGTCGGTGTTGATATCGCTTTGCGGGCGGCTATAAAAGAGCTGATCCTTTTTCATCACGAACCCTCGTATAATGATGACAAACTGCAGGAGATCTATGACAAGACGCTCCATTACTATCAAAAGGTTCGCCAGGGTCGTACCCTGAACATCATCATGGCCAGAGAGGGCCTGGAGCTAACGATTTAA
- the pgeF gene encoding peptidoglycan editing factor PgeF yields the protein MGAAIHSSLPSVAALKRCSCNGIPFYRFRQLAECEAAGHAIFTRLGGVSPPPFDSLNVGYNTGDKAANVRQNLARITMVTGSSRLLFSRQVHGSNIMIVNMSPQIDPELPSPYHGYDGFICPLPNVVLLVKIADCQAVLLFDRQQRVAALLHVGWRGNVDNIAAKAVHLMVHHYHSRPQEILAAIGPSLGPCCAEFRQWRDYFPGHFREFETEENHFDLWALSRQQLLDAGLVAEHIEIAGLCTKCHTDIFFSYRGEGETGRFAAALWTCG from the coding sequence ATGGGAGCAGCCATCCATAGCAGTCTCCCCAGTGTTGCTGCTTTGAAGCGCTGCAGCTGCAACGGGATCCCCTTTTATCGGTTTCGTCAACTCGCCGAGTGTGAAGCCGCAGGCCACGCCATTTTTACCAGGCTGGGTGGCGTTAGCCCTCCCCCATTTGATTCTCTGAACGTTGGCTACAACACTGGTGACAAGGCGGCCAATGTCCGGCAGAATCTGGCTAGAATCACCATGGTTACCGGGAGCTCCAGACTCCTTTTTTCTCGCCAGGTCCACGGCAGCAACATAATGATCGTCAATATGAGCCCTCAGATCGATCCCGAGCTGCCTTCTCCCTACCATGGTTATGACGGCTTCATTTGCCCTCTGCCGAATGTGGTTCTGCTGGTGAAAATAGCTGACTGCCAGGCTGTCTTGCTTTTCGATCGACAACAGCGCGTGGCGGCGCTGCTGCATGTTGGCTGGCGCGGCAACGTGGACAACATTGCTGCCAAAGCAGTCCATTTGATGGTACATCATTATCACAGCCGGCCGCAGGAGATTCTGGCGGCTATCGGCCCTTCTCTGGGACCTTGTTGTGCCGAATTTCGCCAGTGGCGAGACTATTTTCCAGGGCACTTCAGGGAGTTCGAGACAGAAGAAAACCACTTCGACCTCTGGGCCCTGAGCCGTCAGCAGTTGCTGGATGCTGGTCTGGTGGCCGAACATATTGAAATCGCCGGCCTCTGTACAAAGTGTCATACTGACATCTTCTTCTCCTACCGGGGCGAGGGAGAAACCGGCCGTTTTGCTGCTGCCTTGTGGACATGCGGTTAG
- a CDS encoding dihydroorotate dehydrogenase electron transfer subunit has translation MLLKNAPVLFNEQVAANLYHVGFECPDIARRVQPGQFLMIRVAREFDPLLRRPFAVHRLESACIEILYRVVGRGTSILAGLTPGDSINILGPLGRGFRLPSGGGPILLVAGGIGIAPLPFLAEILLAAGNTGPHYLLFGAGKAEELVCVDHLEDLGFVTTVVTEDGSSGEKGLVTDHLERWLDGQQQLPVLIYSCGPYAMQRKVAHCALRFGIPCQLSMEALMACGVGACLGCSLRCKPPASETEPYYANVCQHGPVFTAEEIIWEQC, from the coding sequence TTGCTCCTGAAAAACGCACCAGTACTTTTCAATGAGCAGGTGGCAGCGAATCTGTATCATGTGGGATTCGAGTGCCCTGACATTGCCCGCCGTGTTCAGCCCGGTCAGTTTCTCATGATCCGGGTGGCCAGGGAATTCGACCCTTTGTTGCGGCGGCCGTTTGCTGTGCATCGACTCGAATCCGCCTGCATTGAAATTCTCTACCGCGTTGTAGGCCGTGGCACCTCAATTCTTGCCGGGCTTACGCCTGGAGACAGTATCAACATTCTAGGGCCGCTGGGACGCGGCTTCCGCCTCCCATCCGGCGGAGGTCCCATTCTTCTTGTGGCCGGCGGCATAGGCATAGCTCCCCTGCCCTTTCTCGCAGAGATTCTGCTAGCTGCCGGGAACACCGGGCCGCATTATCTCTTGTTCGGAGCAGGCAAGGCTGAAGAACTCGTATGCGTGGACCACCTGGAGGATCTGGGATTTGTCACTACTGTGGTCACTGAAGACGGCAGTTCGGGAGAGAAGGGTCTGGTGACTGATCATCTGGAGAGATGGCTCGATGGACAGCAGCAGCTGCCCGTATTGATTTACTCCTGCGGACCCTATGCCATGCAAAGAAAAGTGGCGCACTGCGCCCTTCGCTTCGGCATACCCTGCCAGCTGTCTATGGAGGCCCTGATGGCCTGCGGCGTAGGTGCTTGTTTGGGCTGTTCTCTCCGCTGCAAACCACCTGCGTCTGAAACTGAACCTTACTATGCCAATGTCTGTCAACATGGTCCTGTATTCACAGCAGAAGAGATTATCTGGGAGCAATGTTGA
- a CDS encoding dihydroorotate dehydrogenase, with protein MNRQGLAVQLGPLQLKNPVMVASGTFGYGQEYVDMVRPDLLGALVVKGISLEPRPGNPPPRIWETYGGMLNAIGLQNVGARVFVEEKLPWLKTFAVPVIVNIFGNTLEEYRSLAAMLDGCPGIAALEINISCPNVKAGGMVFGTDPHMVSQVVAMVRSATALPIITKLTPNVTDITVTARAAEQAGSDALSLINTISGMAVNVETRRPRLANVVGGLSGPAIKPIALRLVWQVVQAVSIPVIGLGGISSTEDALEFLIAGARAIQVGTANFVNPRITLEIIEGLQTYLQRHGFSHINEVIGSLQLSESSTD; from the coding sequence TTGAACCGGCAGGGGTTGGCAGTACAACTGGGCCCTTTGCAGTTGAAAAATCCTGTCATGGTGGCCTCGGGCACTTTCGGCTATGGTCAGGAATATGTCGATATGGTCCGGCCAGACCTTCTGGGAGCGCTTGTGGTCAAGGGCATCTCCCTGGAACCACGCCCGGGCAATCCACCGCCGAGAATCTGGGAAACCTATGGTGGTATGCTCAATGCCATCGGCCTGCAAAATGTGGGGGCTCGGGTCTTTGTCGAGGAGAAGCTCCCCTGGTTGAAGACTTTTGCAGTGCCTGTGATCGTCAACATCTTTGGCAACACCCTCGAGGAGTACAGAAGCCTGGCAGCAATGCTGGACGGCTGCCCGGGCATCGCCGCACTGGAAATCAACATCTCCTGTCCCAACGTCAAGGCGGGCGGCATGGTCTTTGGCACCGACCCCCACATGGTATCCCAGGTTGTGGCTATGGTAAGGTCAGCAACTGCCCTGCCTATCATTACCAAACTCACCCCAAATGTCACTGATATCACAGTTACTGCCCGGGCTGCAGAGCAGGCTGGCTCAGACGCCCTGTCTTTGATAAACACCATCTCCGGCATGGCCGTGAATGTGGAGACCAGGAGACCGAGGTTGGCTAATGTGGTGGGCGGCCTGTCCGGGCCGGCAATAAAACCAATAGCTCTCAGACTGGTCTGGCAGGTAGTGCAAGCGGTCAGCATTCCTGTGATAGGTCTCGGCGGCATCTCGTCCACCGAGGATGCTCTCGAGTTTCTCATTGCTGGCGCCCGGGCCATTCAGGTGGGTACAGCAAACTTCGTCAATCCCCGCATCACCCTCGAGATTATTGAGGGATTGCAGACCTATCTCCAGCGGCATGGTTTCAGTCACATCAATGAAGTAATCGGTTCACTGCAACTCTCTGAGTCCAGCACAGACTAG